A genomic window from Triticum urartu cultivar G1812 chromosome 7, Tu2.1, whole genome shotgun sequence includes:
- the LOC125519048 gene encoding uncharacterized protein LOC125519048, translating into MDDSEFEGKDYVLCHEHRKRAERLVAFEGIHTGRRFLACAVKDGKNCGLVEWVDPSWPATMENALSKLWDMYEESKRNRTEDNLMNSFAVHNLTQEKIKLQASYDKLVGDVQAILDENERRAQMERKPDESKLQEKYDMVKNLTVSQASVIRNMKLKLVEEKTKLQAHIDEIEKVMEQTKDKLNGIKAILDE; encoded by the exons ATGGATGACTCCGAATTCGAGGGCAAAGATTATGTTTTGTGCCATGAACACCGGAAGCGAGCAGAAAGACTTGTTGCTTTCGAGGGCATCCATACTGGCAGGAGGTTCCTTGCCTGTGCTGTGAAG GATGGTAAAAACTGTGGACTAGTTGAATGGGTTGATCCATCTTGGCCAGCTACAATGGAGAATGCACTGTCCAAATTGTGGGATATGTATGAAGAGTCCAAGAGAAACAGGACTGAGGACAACCTGATGAACTCATTTGCTGTTCACAATCTGACACAAGAGAAGATCAAGCTGCAGGCCAGTTATGACAAGTTGGTTGGAGATGTTCAAGCCATTTTGGATGAGAATGAGAGGAGGGCCCAGATGGAAAGGAAGCCTGATGAGAGCAAGCTCCAGGAGAAGTATGACATGGTTAAGAACCTGACAGTATCTCAAGCCAGTGTCATTAGGAACATGAAGTTGAAGCTTGTTGAAGAGAAGACTAAGTTGCAGGCCCATATTGATGAGATTGAGAAGGTTATGGAGCAGACCAAGGACAAGCTGAATGGGATCAAGGCAATCTTAGATGAATGA